A window of the Zeugodacus cucurbitae isolate PBARC_wt_2022May chromosome 4, idZeuCucr1.2, whole genome shotgun sequence genome harbors these coding sequences:
- the LOC105211131 gene encoding large proline-rich protein BAG6 isoform X2 produces the protein MLINLRVKTLDAQTHDFNIDNELTIREFKDKIAEKTNISADQQRIIYCGRVLADEKQLKEYDVDGKVVHVAERPPPSQRGPSTSNSTANDTPNTRERTNRGGMRNSPLFRALDGMVVGTMAIPMNPVQNNGQQQVNPFAASSSFCMNRITVARHMLDCANNIAAYLEDPERGLNNTSLDILARGNWTMESTVVEVGFTAADLPQNQNIVEMVQDAVSAALRRNNNTNVTVVQLPTVFGSSEGEASVANGAEGEANMDATESESAAVNVDGDVDADAAAAAVIIEDVIDDAYEGVGANISVASDTTGTSTANNTTSSANTTTSDASTTDASSASTTTGTNTEENPARRRTNTRVLAEVVEQMRTVHTRLNPFIQQFYELLNNDPTFEEENTTERDNAQRLYNRVSEALHYMSHAQHAISDLMLDVSQPAPRFLTCRPILVEQSGYVSSNNYLPAVAAAAAAAATGNNQQRQRSRTFTLPRHNHPVTITTSSPPTTASGNANGTAGSNAAAAAEAGNNSGSSNAGSGAAVGSSANNNRNSNSTTASASASGSGSGSSIDDPVDEPLTNPNATSTAPAANAATQSNDGSAIEIMLQPRRGLYFGNNPQVQMSRLIQAMVNSAPINTELHVQILPPTILSVPVNARAGNNGNGEQQQQRATAAANATAAAAANNSNNNASGNATGSGSGSGANANNNRNSNNAAPAAGVVLTPNSGYRPVSASLAIGTLPTTSTQTRSTSRPQLQIGGLPANGWNGRFIPANMMSSFDRFLPCNSHHIREPENGNNGNAANARAPTNANANASNANAASINNATPQIITTNSPNPRSIRAFANLLPNVHATPIVGAAPSATARTNAAPPPPSMRPATPLFSFRNLISARNRNAAAAATAAPSTWGNFTTATNSPAAAAAAADSPDSPTSLEFPTSPTSPTTPVFNFPSIIAAPPENYRRNLREQLLTFVNQHIFAGGPVNEETVPPAVNRVVGWFGESLELLPQYEKPEYDSRHSVVNILRHMLPLFIEVVRDEQSNLAAFEQRIKRVCDDFVKRLYSVLYVCVGRNNAEQYWVQLRRLLLVPTRSYFRGEALHFLNRYLHINPSTTDTVDAQQFIVHRDVPSVAEKDAPLETDVEMIDVASTSEANPRSKFSIDIDDNDDDDDVEPEFTLPEPLPHVSAGSEPWHRNFPIDWLPIIRHDLGTQSVNPPNQTPFSDAYISGMSAKRRKMIQNNKPPADINSLIARSVRKAIQTVGPRASTTAAAESLTAEEITEAIANDATVNTSFREAVRTNVRERLQKDNNFKADKFPHTAKFINK, from the exons atgttaataaatttaagagTAAAAACGCTCGATGCCCAAACGCATGACTTTAATATTGACAATGAG TTGACTATTCGCGAATTTAAGGACAAAATCGCTGAGAAAACCAACATTTCCGCAGACCAACAGCGTATCATTTATTGTGGTCGTGTTCTTGCCGATGAGAAACAATTGAAAGAATACG atGTCGATGGAAAAGTGGTACATGTGGCTGAGCGTCCGCCGCCGTCACAGCGTGGTCCGTCAACTTCCAATTCAACCGCAAACGATACACCAAACACACGTGAGCGTACCAATCGCGGTGGTATGCGAAATTCGCCTTTGTTTAGAGCACTGGATGGCATGGTTGTTGGCACGATGGCAATACCAATGAATCCTGTT CAAAATAACGGTCAACAGCAGGTGAATCCTTTTGCGGCTTCATCTTCCTTTTGTATGAACCGCATAACAGTGGCTCGGCACATGTTGGATTGTGCAAATAATATCGCCGCCTATTTGGAAGATCCGGAGAgg gGTCTCAATAACACCTCTTTGGATATATTGGCACGCGGTAACTGGACTATGGAATCAACTGTGGTGGAGGTCGGTTTCACAGCCGCAGACTTaccacaaaatcaaaatatcgtAGAAATGGTGCAAGATGCTGTCTCCGCAGCGTTACGtcgtaacaacaacacaaacgtgACTGTTGTGCAATTGCCCACAGTGTTTGGTTCCAGTGAGGGTGAAGCCAGCGTTGCGAATGGTGCTGAAGGCGAAGCAAATATGGATGCAACAGAGAGCGAGTCTGCTGCTGTTAACGTGGATGGTGATGTCGATGccgatgctgctgctgctgctgtcattATAGAGGATGTCATTGATGATGCTTACGAAGGTGTGGGTGCTAACATTAGCGTTGCTTCCGACACTACTGGTACTAGTACCGCAAATAATACCACTTCATCCGCTAACACAACAACTTCAGATGCATCAACAACAGACGCATCAAGTGCATCTACAACAACGGGCACAAACACCGAGGAGAATCCTGCACGTCGTCGCACCAATACACGCGTTTTGGCTGAAGTGGTTGAACAAATGCGCACTGTACATACACGTCTCAATCCATTCATACAGCAATTCTACGAATTGTTAAATAATGATCCAACGTTCGAGGAAGAA aacaCAACCGAACGCGATAATGCACAACGCCTTTACAATCGTGTTTCCGAGGCGCTGCACTATATGTCGCATGCACAGCATGCTATATCCGACTTGATGTTGGACGTCTCACAGCCAGCACCACGTTTTCTCACTTGTCGCCCCATATTGGTGGAGCAAAGCGGTTATGTTAGTTCCAATAATTATTTACCTGCTGTTGCAGcggctgctgccgccgccgccactgGTAATAATCAACAACGTCAACGTTCGCGCACTTTTACATTACCACGTCACAATCATCCTGTCACCATAACAACCAGTTCACCACCGACCACTGCAAGCGGTAATGCTAACGGTACTGCAGGTAgcaatgctgctgctgctgccgaagCGGGCAACAATAGTGGTAGTAGCAATGCTGGCAGTGGCGCCGCCGTTGGTAGCAGCGCCAATAATAATCGTAATAGTAACAGCACAACTGCAAGCGCCAGCGCAAGTGGCAGCGGTAGCGGTAGTTCCATTGATGATCCGGTTGATGAACCGCTGACCAATCCGAATGCAACGAGTACAGCGCCAGCAGCGAATGCGGCCACGCAAAGCAACG ATGGTAGTGCCATAGAGATTATGCTCCAACCGAGACGTGGATTGTATTTTGGCA ATAACCCGCAAGTGCAAATGTCACGTCTGATTCAGGCTATGGTGAATTCTGCGCCCATCAACACCGAACTGCATGTGCAAATCCTACCACCCACCATACTGAGTGTGCCAGTGAATGCGCGTGCTGGAAACAATGGCAATggagaacagcaacaacagcgcgccaccgCCGCCGCAAACGCCACGGCAGCAGCTGCGgcgaacaatagcaacaataatgcAAGTGGCAATGCCACAGGCAGCGGCAGCGGTAGCGGCGCCAACGCCAACAATaatcgcaacagcaacaatgcagCACCAGCCGCTGGTGTCGTTTTGACACCTAATAGCGGTTATCGCCCGGTTTCCGCTTCCTTGGCAATTGGCACGTTGCCAACCACATCCACACAAACGCGTTCAACATCTCGCCCGCAACTGCAGATCGGCGGCTTGCCGGCTAACGGTTGGAATGGTCGCTTTATACCAGCCAATATGATGTCCTCATTCGATCGTTTCCTTCCGTGCAATAGTCACCACATTCGGGAGCCGGAGAATGGCAATAACGGCAATGCAGCTAACGCCAGGGCCCCGACGAATGCAAACGCCAACGCCTCCAATGCGAATGCTGCCAGCATCAATAATGCAACGCCACAGATAATAA CCACGAATTCGCCTAATCCACGCTCTATACGCGCATTTGCTAATCTTCTGCCGAATGTACATGCCACGCCCATAGTAGGCGCTGCGCCTTCAGCCACTGCGCGCACCAATGCAGCCCCACCGCCACCGTCAATGCGTCCAGCCACACCTTTGTTCTCGTTCCGCAACTTAATATCTGCACGAAATCggaatgcagcagcagcagcaacagctgcGCCATCGACATGGGGCAACTTTACAACTGCCACCAACTCtcccgccgccgccgccgccgccgccgatTCCCCCGATTCTCCCACTTCTCTCGAATTCCCCACTTCCCCCACTTCTCCCACTACCCCCGTTTTCAACTTCCCATCCATCATTGCTGCTCCCCCGGAGAACTACCGTCGGAATTTGCGCGAACAGCTCTTGACTTTCGTGAATCAGCACATTTTCGCCGGTGGTCCAGTCAACGAGGAGACTGTGCCACCGGCGGTTAATCGCGTCGTCGGCTGGTTTGGTGAATCACTGGAATTGTTGCCGCAATACGAGAAGCCCGAGTATGACTCACGTCATTCGGTCGTGAATATTTTGCGTCACATGTTGCCGCTATTCATCGAAGTCGTGCGCGACGAGCAGAGTAATCTGGCCGCGTTCGAGCAGCGCATCAAACGCGTTTGCGATGACTTTGTCAAGCGTCTGTACAGcgtgttgtatgtgtgtgtgggccGCAATAATGCAGAACAATATTGGGTACAATTGAGGCGTTTGCTCTTGGTGCCGACACGTTCGT atttccGCGGTGAAGCACTACATTTCTTAAACAGGTATCTTCACATTAATCCATCCACCACGGACACGGTTGATGCACAACAATTTATTGTACACAGAGATGTACCCAGTGTGGCGGAGAAAGATGCA CCGCTGGAAACTGATGTGGAAATGATCGATGTGGCGTCTACATCCGAAGCAAACCCGCGTAGTAAATTCTCAATAGACATCGacgacaacgacgacgacgacgatgtAGAACCCGAATTTACGCTTCCCGAACCATTACCCCACGTAAGCGCCGGCTCAGAGCCGTGGCATAGAAATTTCCCCATTGACTGGTTGCCGATCATAAGACATGATCTCGGTACACAAAGTGTA AATCCGCCAAATCAGACACCATTCTCGGATGCGTACATATCAGGAATGTCGGCCAAACGAAGGAAAATGATACAGAACAATAAACCGCCAGCCGATATTAACTCACTTATCGCACGCAGCGTACGCAAAGCCATACAGACGGTGGGACCACGTGCGTCCACGACAGCCGCCGCGGAATCGCTCACAGCCGAGGAGATCACAGAGGCGATCGCCAACGATGCGACGGTGAACACTTCGTTTAGGGAGGCGGTGCGCACAAATGTGCGCGAACGCTTGCAGAAAGACAACAATTTCAAAGCTGATAAATTTCCGCATACCGCAAAGTTCATTAACAAATAG
- the LOC105211131 gene encoding large proline-rich protein BAG6 isoform X5, producing the protein MLINLRVKTLDAQTHDFNIDNELTIREFKDKIAEKTNISADQQRIIYCGRVLADEKQLKEYDVDGKVVHVAERPPPSQRGPSTSNSTANDTPNTRERTNRGGMRNSPLFRALDGMVVGTMAIPMNPVQNNGQQQVNPFAASSSFCMNRITVARHMLDCANNIAAYLEDPERGLNNTSLDILARGNWTMESTVVEVGFTAADLPQNQNIVEMVQDAVSAALRRNNNTNVTVVQLPTVFGSSEGEASVANGAEGEANMDATESESAAVNVDGDVDADAAAAAVIIEDVIDDAYEGVGANISVASDTTGTSTANNTTSSANTTTSDASTTDASSASTTTGTNTEENPARRRTNTRVLAEVVEQMRTVHTRLNPFIQQFYELLNNDPTFEEENTTERDNAQRLYNRVSEALHYMSHAQHAISDLMLDVSQPAPRFLTCRPILVEQSGYVSSNNYLPAVAAAAAAAATGNNQQRQRSRTFTLPRHNHPVTITTSSPPTTASGNANGTAGSNAAAAAEAGNNSGSSNAGSGAAVGSSANNNRNSNSTTASASASGSGSGSSIDDPVDEPLTNPNATSTAPAANAATQSNDGSAIEIMLQPRRGLYFGNNPQVQMSRLIQAMVNSAPINTELHVQILPPTILSVPVNARAGNNGNGEQQQQRATAAANATAAAAANNSNNNASGNATGSGSGSGANANNNRNSNNAAPAAGVVLTPNSGYRPVSASLAIGTLPTTSTQTRSTSRPQLQIGGLPANGWNGRFIPANMMSSFDRFLPCNSHHIREPENGNNGNAANARAPTNANANASNANAASINNATPQIISAAPSATARTNAAPPPPSMRPATPLFSFRNLISARNRNAAAAATAAPSTWGNFTTATNSPAAAAAAADSPDSPTSLEFPTSPTSPTTPVFNFPSIIAAPPENYRRNLREQLLTFVNQHIFAGGPVNEETVPPAVNRVVGWFGESLELLPQYEKPEYDSRHSVVNILRHMLPLFIEVVRDEQSNLAAFEQRIKRVCDDFVKRLYSVLYVCVGRNNAEQYWVQLRRLLLVPTRSYFRGEALHFLNRYLHINPSTTDTVDAQQFIVHRDVPSVAEKDAESFVTPPQPFNLQPLETDVEMIDVASTSEANPRSKFSIDIDDNDDDDDVEPEFTLPEPLPHVSAGSEPWHRNFPIDWLPIIRHDLGTQSVNPPNQTPFSDAYISGMSAKRRKMIQNNKPPADINSLIARSVRKAIQTVGPRASTTAAAESLTAEEITEAIANDATVNTSFREAVRTNVRERLQKDNNFKADKFPHTAKFINK; encoded by the exons atgttaataaatttaagagTAAAAACGCTCGATGCCCAAACGCATGACTTTAATATTGACAATGAG TTGACTATTCGCGAATTTAAGGACAAAATCGCTGAGAAAACCAACATTTCCGCAGACCAACAGCGTATCATTTATTGTGGTCGTGTTCTTGCCGATGAGAAACAATTGAAAGAATACG atGTCGATGGAAAAGTGGTACATGTGGCTGAGCGTCCGCCGCCGTCACAGCGTGGTCCGTCAACTTCCAATTCAACCGCAAACGATACACCAAACACACGTGAGCGTACCAATCGCGGTGGTATGCGAAATTCGCCTTTGTTTAGAGCACTGGATGGCATGGTTGTTGGCACGATGGCAATACCAATGAATCCTGTT CAAAATAACGGTCAACAGCAGGTGAATCCTTTTGCGGCTTCATCTTCCTTTTGTATGAACCGCATAACAGTGGCTCGGCACATGTTGGATTGTGCAAATAATATCGCCGCCTATTTGGAAGATCCGGAGAgg gGTCTCAATAACACCTCTTTGGATATATTGGCACGCGGTAACTGGACTATGGAATCAACTGTGGTGGAGGTCGGTTTCACAGCCGCAGACTTaccacaaaatcaaaatatcgtAGAAATGGTGCAAGATGCTGTCTCCGCAGCGTTACGtcgtaacaacaacacaaacgtgACTGTTGTGCAATTGCCCACAGTGTTTGGTTCCAGTGAGGGTGAAGCCAGCGTTGCGAATGGTGCTGAAGGCGAAGCAAATATGGATGCAACAGAGAGCGAGTCTGCTGCTGTTAACGTGGATGGTGATGTCGATGccgatgctgctgctgctgctgtcattATAGAGGATGTCATTGATGATGCTTACGAAGGTGTGGGTGCTAACATTAGCGTTGCTTCCGACACTACTGGTACTAGTACCGCAAATAATACCACTTCATCCGCTAACACAACAACTTCAGATGCATCAACAACAGACGCATCAAGTGCATCTACAACAACGGGCACAAACACCGAGGAGAATCCTGCACGTCGTCGCACCAATACACGCGTTTTGGCTGAAGTGGTTGAACAAATGCGCACTGTACATACACGTCTCAATCCATTCATACAGCAATTCTACGAATTGTTAAATAATGATCCAACGTTCGAGGAAGAA aacaCAACCGAACGCGATAATGCACAACGCCTTTACAATCGTGTTTCCGAGGCGCTGCACTATATGTCGCATGCACAGCATGCTATATCCGACTTGATGTTGGACGTCTCACAGCCAGCACCACGTTTTCTCACTTGTCGCCCCATATTGGTGGAGCAAAGCGGTTATGTTAGTTCCAATAATTATTTACCTGCTGTTGCAGcggctgctgccgccgccgccactgGTAATAATCAACAACGTCAACGTTCGCGCACTTTTACATTACCACGTCACAATCATCCTGTCACCATAACAACCAGTTCACCACCGACCACTGCAAGCGGTAATGCTAACGGTACTGCAGGTAgcaatgctgctgctgctgccgaagCGGGCAACAATAGTGGTAGTAGCAATGCTGGCAGTGGCGCCGCCGTTGGTAGCAGCGCCAATAATAATCGTAATAGTAACAGCACAACTGCAAGCGCCAGCGCAAGTGGCAGCGGTAGCGGTAGTTCCATTGATGATCCGGTTGATGAACCGCTGACCAATCCGAATGCAACGAGTACAGCGCCAGCAGCGAATGCGGCCACGCAAAGCAACG ATGGTAGTGCCATAGAGATTATGCTCCAACCGAGACGTGGATTGTATTTTGGCA ATAACCCGCAAGTGCAAATGTCACGTCTGATTCAGGCTATGGTGAATTCTGCGCCCATCAACACCGAACTGCATGTGCAAATCCTACCACCCACCATACTGAGTGTGCCAGTGAATGCGCGTGCTGGAAACAATGGCAATggagaacagcaacaacagcgcgccaccgCCGCCGCAAACGCCACGGCAGCAGCTGCGgcgaacaatagcaacaataatgcAAGTGGCAATGCCACAGGCAGCGGCAGCGGTAGCGGCGCCAACGCCAACAATaatcgcaacagcaacaatgcagCACCAGCCGCTGGTGTCGTTTTGACACCTAATAGCGGTTATCGCCCGGTTTCCGCTTCCTTGGCAATTGGCACGTTGCCAACCACATCCACACAAACGCGTTCAACATCTCGCCCGCAACTGCAGATCGGCGGCTTGCCGGCTAACGGTTGGAATGGTCGCTTTATACCAGCCAATATGATGTCCTCATTCGATCGTTTCCTTCCGTGCAATAGTCACCACATTCGGGAGCCGGAGAATGGCAATAACGGCAATGCAGCTAACGCCAGGGCCCCGACGAATGCAAACGCCAACGCCTCCAATGCGAATGCTGCCAGCATCAATAATGCAACGCCACAGATAATAA GCGCTGCGCCTTCAGCCACTGCGCGCACCAATGCAGCCCCACCGCCACCGTCAATGCGTCCAGCCACACCTTTGTTCTCGTTCCGCAACTTAATATCTGCACGAAATCggaatgcagcagcagcagcaacagctgcGCCATCGACATGGGGCAACTTTACAACTGCCACCAACTCtcccgccgccgccgccgccgccgccgatTCCCCCGATTCTCCCACTTCTCTCGAATTCCCCACTTCCCCCACTTCTCCCACTACCCCCGTTTTCAACTTCCCATCCATCATTGCTGCTCCCCCGGAGAACTACCGTCGGAATTTGCGCGAACAGCTCTTGACTTTCGTGAATCAGCACATTTTCGCCGGTGGTCCAGTCAACGAGGAGACTGTGCCACCGGCGGTTAATCGCGTCGTCGGCTGGTTTGGTGAATCACTGGAATTGTTGCCGCAATACGAGAAGCCCGAGTATGACTCACGTCATTCGGTCGTGAATATTTTGCGTCACATGTTGCCGCTATTCATCGAAGTCGTGCGCGACGAGCAGAGTAATCTGGCCGCGTTCGAGCAGCGCATCAAACGCGTTTGCGATGACTTTGTCAAGCGTCTGTACAGcgtgttgtatgtgtgtgtgggccGCAATAATGCAGAACAATATTGGGTACAATTGAGGCGTTTGCTCTTGGTGCCGACACGTTCGT atttccGCGGTGAAGCACTACATTTCTTAAACAGGTATCTTCACATTAATCCATCCACCACGGACACGGTTGATGCACAACAATTTATTGTACACAGAGATGTACCCAGTGTGGCGGAGAAAGATGCA gAGTCCTTCGTAACTCCACCGCAACCTTTCAATTTACAGCCGCTGGAAACTGATGTGGAAATGATCGATGTGGCGTCTACATCCGAAGCAAACCCGCGTAGTAAATTCTCAATAGACATCGacgacaacgacgacgacgacgatgtAGAACCCGAATTTACGCTTCCCGAACCATTACCCCACGTAAGCGCCGGCTCAGAGCCGTGGCATAGAAATTTCCCCATTGACTGGTTGCCGATCATAAGACATGATCTCGGTACACAAAGTGTA AATCCGCCAAATCAGACACCATTCTCGGATGCGTACATATCAGGAATGTCGGCCAAACGAAGGAAAATGATACAGAACAATAAACCGCCAGCCGATATTAACTCACTTATCGCACGCAGCGTACGCAAAGCCATACAGACGGTGGGACCACGTGCGTCCACGACAGCCGCCGCGGAATCGCTCACAGCCGAGGAGATCACAGAGGCGATCGCCAACGATGCGACGGTGAACACTTCGTTTAGGGAGGCGGTGCGCACAAATGTGCGCGAACGCTTGCAGAAAGACAACAATTTCAAAGCTGATAAATTTCCGCATACCGCAAAGTTCATTAACAAATAG